TAGTGTTGGAATGCTTTAGGAAAATTTGTACACATGGGCATTCTGTCTTTTTGAATATGCATTTTCACATGAATGTGCTGCAGGACTATTGCTTTTACCATCTGTCCCCCCAATACATCATATTGTCTGGCTTGCAGTGATTGGTGTTTAAATTGTGAGCTGCTTTTAGCCAACCAAATGTATTCAATGGATATCCTCAACCTTCTGTTTATTTCTATCCTTTGTTTTTCACTTCCGGCATATCTTTAGGCTGGCTCTCCTCAACCCTCCCTACCCCCAAAAAGGATGAAAATAAAACAAAGAACtttatcacaaaaaaaaaaaagagaacaaaAGGGCCCTAAACTCAGAAGGAACTAGTAAATGCTATCTTTATCCAAAATGATGCTACATCTTCATCAAATCTGTTTCATGCATTTTTGAAGTCTCTATTTGCTGTTTGCATTAGTACTTAATACATGAGCAGCAACTCTCATACGCTTGTCCAACATTGTGTTTTTGCTTCTAGGGCGAACCTGGATTTCTTTTAGCTAATCAACTTATTGGAAGAGCATTGGGAATTACGGGGGCATCTATTCATTGGTATGACAAGCCAGGTTGGTGGATTTGACCTCGTATACCTTAAATGCTTATCTTTCCATTAAAAAACAAGTAAGCAAGTACGCCACCAGAAAGTTGAAACTGTATGTTTCAATGACTTGTAGAGATGCGAAGGCAACGCAAGATGGGACACATCACAATAGTTGGCCCTtctatgggcattgtggaagcTCAGCTAAGGGTGATTCTAAATGAAGGAAGTGTTAATGGCCAGCCTGCAGGTTAGTTGTCAAAATGTTTTCATAAACATATTCAAGTTTTATGTGTGTAAATATTACACACTGGTCAGCTGTTCAGGAGTAGTTAAAAAGTTGataaaaatttctatttttaGAAGTATTATTGAAATTGGTGGTCAAAGGTTCATGTCAGGAGAGGCTACAAACTTTATGTGGATATTGAAACTTCTTACTAGTATAAATGCACTTTTGCATATTAGAGAGACTCATACATGGATGTCTGATATTAAAATTTCGAACTCTGCACTCATCTAACGGGATTTCAGGTTATCAGCTAAATTATTTCCCAGTTTTTCGTTTATGTCTCCACCATTAATTTTGTATCCCCTGCTTTTTGGTCTCCCACTTTTTTTGTTTTCGTCTTGTTACTGTCATATTCTCTCCTCAATCCTTCCTTCTGTGCAACGATATTAAGCTGTCTTCCAGCTGCATGATTTCTCCTACTTAAAAGTAAATTTACGTTAACCAATCAATTTTTTGAGATCTATGCTTTTTCCAACTGCATGATATTATAGTGGTACACTGTTGTGTTTTACAGACACCAaataaattaaggacaggtaaAATTAGCTTCTTCCAGCTGCAGATTATTGTTCGAATATTTAGTTGAACATAATGATTTTTGTTTTCGTTCGCTATGCAGTTGCACCACGTGTTGGGATCATAATGGGATCTGATTCAGATCTTCCTGTTATGAAGGATGCTGCCAAGATTTTAAAAGAGTTTGATGTGCCTGCTGAAGTATTTACCATTAACTACTGGACCTCATTTTCCATATCATTCGGTGGCATGCCTAGTGTATGTATGTATCATCACCTCCTAAGTGACCCAAGAATCTTGTAATGATGCAGGTAAAAATAGTTTCAGCCCACCGTACACCTGAGATGATGTTTTCTTATGCTTTGTCTGCGCGGGAACGTGGTATTCAAGTAATAATTGCTGGTGCTGGTGGTGCCGCCCACTTACCTGGTCAGTTGTCTTACAGCACAAAATAACTTACCATGTTGTAGGTCTTCTAGTATGCACTAAATGTGGCTTTTTACTTGAGCAGGAATGGTTGCTGCATTGACTCCACTACCTGTTATTGGCGTTCCAGTACGCGCTTCCACATTAGACGGACTTGACTCCCTATTGTCCATTGTTCAGGTACTTTTGGTCTTTGCTCTAGAACAATAGCATTCAGTCATGTCAAGCTCAGTACTTATGGGGATTAATGTCTCTTCTAAATTCAATGGCATTTGTGGGTCTGCTTGCTGGAAACATACAAAAGAGACAAAATATTTGCTTCCAAAAGTTTTCTTGATAATGATAATAATTTAGGCTTTAAAGTTAAAGAGAGAAGAAATGCAAAAGAAAAACATATGGTAGGTTATTTAGAGAACAAAGATCTTGGTGAAAATTAGCTGCCTGTACTTTTCTACATTCTTGGTTGGAGTAGTGTCAAGTAGAATAATAACAATTATGCCTCAAATACCAAGCTAGTTGGAGTCGGCTACATGAGTCCCATTATCCATTTCGGTCCAGTTGGAGTAGTAACTAAGTGCAATAGCATTATTTCTATGACAGAGTTCTATCAAAAATAACATTGAAGGATCAAAAGAAAATTTCTATGACAGAGCTCTATGCTTTACTGTTATATAACATCCTGGACTTGGGGATGGAACCATCTCATTGATTGATTTTGCCTAAATATCAGCTGGTAGTGGCCATGCGCCTTGACCtattaaaggcctattttctttttgaaatGCTTCAGAAGTTAATATATATCTTTTCTTCCTTCTATCTTAAGATGCGACTATGGTAGTGGTTGCCTGTATAACCAGCAGGCTTACTAGTTACAACTTGGTATTTGGGAATGTTTCTTATCAGTTTTATGCATACAGCTTGTAAGATAATTTAGGTGAAAGCAGTTGAAATATCATACATTCATTTATATGTAGATGCCAAGAGGGGTCCCAGTTGCAACAGTTGCAATAAACAACGCCACAAATGCTGGTCTGCTGGCAGTAAGATTGTTAGGGATCAGCGACATAAAGTTGCAAGCTAGGTATTGAAACCTTCCTCCCTCATCTTTTCTTGTAAAAATTTCTTCTTCCCTTCCCCCCTTTACCCACCATCTACCCTCCACACGTACACGAGAGACAGGAGAGGATGCATTGCACTGTTAGCCCATAAATTTCGGCTAAGCTAGCAATTTAATCATTAATTATTTTTAGGAGTAAAGATGTCCTTGAATTGATTTAAACATAATAACCTTAACACATCTGTTAGATTCCACTTCATATTCCgttaaattcaattaattacGACGATACAAAAATTTCTAGAAAAGCATTATTATAGCCATTAGAATCAAAATGAAAAGAGCTTGCATATTTTTGGAAAGAGTAAGTTTGAGATTTGTATTTGCAAAATATCCTTGAAAcgataaataaaataaaacagcAAGTATGAGATGTCAGTGAATGGAAGTAATGACAGAACTTCAAGATATTTTTCTAATCGAAGTTGACATTATTATGTTCTAAAGCTATTAGCTCAGttaacaaccccccccccccaaatccaCCCACACAAAAAACCCctcaagaaagaaaaaaagagattGCTCGACGCGGTTGAGATTATGAGAATAACTTGGAATTTAATGATCACCTTGTAGGATGGCCCAGTACCAAGAGGACAGAAGAGATGAGGTTCTGGTCAAGGGGGAGAGACTAGAAAAGGTTGGCTTTGAAGAATATTTGAACTCTTAAATTATTTCAGCACTAGCTGTTTCTAACATGCACCAAAGTGTATTAGCATGGTGTTGACCTGCTTCGTACAATAGTCAATATTAAAGAGCACGAGCAGTAGACAACGGTAAGTTACATTGATGCTGGTCGGAAGCAAATGCATATTGAGACCGATGAAGGAAAATCCATCGTGCAAGATAACGTCGAACAGCCTTCTGCTTGTAATCTTGTGAAAGATGTGTTGttctttcttctccttttttc
This sequence is a window from Nicotiana tomentosiformis chromosome 5, ASM39032v3, whole genome shotgun sequence. Protein-coding genes within it:
- the LOC104116449 gene encoding phosphoribosylaminoimidazole carboxylase, chloroplastic isoform X2 is translated as MVSFLQILLNEVAPRPHNSGHHTIEACFTSQFEQHLRAVVGLPLGDPSMKTPAAVMYNILGEDDGEPGFLLANQLIGRALGITGASIHWYDKPEMRRQRKMGHITIVGPSMGIVEAQLRVILNEGSVNGQPAVAPRVGIIMGSDSDLPVMKDAAKILKEFDVPAEVKIVSAHRTPEMMFSYALSARERGIQVIIAGAGGAAHLPGMVAALTPLPVIGVPVRASTLDGLDSLLSIVQMPRGVPVATVAINNATNAGLLAVRLLGISDIKLQARMAQYQEDRRDEVLVKGERLEKVGFEEYLNS